The region tgtggaacaccatccgttatacagtacattttgaaTTCATGTCGCACATTATTTGTCTGACCactttgtgtttttgctttAAGGTTAGCACAGCAAATTAGCCGCCCGAACCCCTGGGGTTGGATCAAACTTGGGTTCGGGAACCACCGCGCTAAATGGCCTATAGATGTGAATGGTTCTGTCGGCGCCTCAATGTGTGAAAGAATCACACGGAAAGAAAATGATTTTCCAACATCTTTGATTAGCTTCATAGAAATGATTCATGTCATATTTACAGAATATTTCAGGGTtacatttaacaatatttttgcGGCCAAAATCGCACAATTTAGTTTCAGTAAATGATTCgcttcaaaaaagaaaacaatgctgGTCGCCAAATTTACATAAATAGCATGGAGCACAAACACTGCAGACATCAACATTAGTATATAATGATATATTATTAGAGTAGAAAACTTGCAGTTTACACAATCAAACAGAAATATtatacagtttaaaaaacaaacaaaaaaaactgaataatcAGTGACACAATCAATGTCTATACAATTCAACTGCAATCTTGAGTTCACCGCGATGGTCAAATCGTCACGTCACTCAAATGAATCGGACTTTGATATTCAACTTACTCAGTAAAGACACGCAAAGCACAACAGGACAGCCAGATATTCTGCATCAAGTAGAATTACAACGCAAGAATGTGCAAGACAGCCGAGGCTTTTAAGTTGCTGGAtgtctttacaaaaaaaaaaaagaaagaaatgaagggcggggaaaaaaagaaaagaaaaggaaaacattttagAGTTGAATTTGGCCCTAATAGAAGAATTTAACAGCTCTGTCAGCCGCTGTGCTGTACAACAGCTTTATTTACACAGAAGATGCCTTTGTTGTCACGAAACATCCTCCACTTGATAATGCAAAGGTTATCATCTCGCTATCACCAGCAATTCCTTCCAGCGGCGAGTTTGGGGGAAGAAAAGTCACTAACACTTCAAGCGGTAACGACGGGCTGAGGTCCGAATGGCCCACTAGGTGGTTTTGACCAAGTCGTAGACGTGGATGTGGACGTCGTCGTCGTATTTGATGTAGTAGACGGTGGGCTTGGCGGGGACCTGGTAGATGACCAGGCCCGTCCTCTTCAGACCGTTGTCCGTCACGTACTCCACCTGTTTGCCCACCAGGCTCTCCGGCTCCTCTCCGGGCTTCCTGTCGGCTGGGAGCAGGTGTTTGTTCTCTGCGTGGTGGACAGAGGAAGATCGGTTCATGAACATCTCTGTGCCTCAAAGATGGCAGTAAAAGTCGTACTTTTCATCATAACCAAAACATTGTTGGGCTTCCTTACATTCTTGTTTGGCAGTCAACCCCCACCTATTCACTACATACAATAAGTAgtcaaatttgagttttttcggGACTCTCGAGTACTGATGATTGCCCCCCAAGTCCAGGCACTAATATTCACTAATTTATGACAGCATATTAGGTCCAcgtataataaatacatacatacatatacatatatatgtatatactgtatgtatatacatacatacatacatatatacatatatgtatatatacacatatatacatatacgtatatatatacatatacgtatatacatatacgtatacacatatacgtatatatatatacatatacacatatatatatacatatatatatacatatacacatatatatatatatatatatatatatatacacacatatacatatatacacacatatacatacatatatatatatatatatatatatatatatatatacacacacatacatatatatatatatatatacatatatatatatatatatatatatacacacatatacatatatatatatatatacacacatatatatatatatacacacacataaatacatacatacatatatatatatatatatatatatacacataaatacatacatacatatatatacacatatatatatacacataaatacatacatacatatatatatatatatacatacacacatatatatatatatatatacatacacacatatatatatatatatatatatatacatacacacatatatatatatatatatatatatatatatacatacacacatatatatatatatatatatatatatatatatacatacacacatacatatatatatatatatatacatacacacatacatatatatatatatacatacacacatacatatatatatatatacatacacacatacatatatatatatatatatatatatatatatacatacatacatacatacatatatatatatatatatacacacataaatacatacatatatatatatatatatatatatatacacatatacatatatatatatatatatatatacacatatacatatatatatatatatatatatacacatatacatatatatatatatatatatatatacacatatacatatatatatatatatatacacacatatacatatatatatatatatatatacacacatatacatatatatatatatatatacacacatatacatatatatatatatatatacacacatatacatatatatatacacatatacacacatatacatatatatatacacatatacatatatatatacacacatatacatatatatatacacacatatatatacacatatacatatacatatatatatacacacatatatatacacatatacatatatatatatacatatatatatatatatacacatatacatatatacatatatatatatatatacacatatatatatatatatatatatacacatatacatatatatatatatatatatatatatatacacatatacatatacacatatatatatatatatatatacacatatacatatatacatatatatatatacacatatacatatatatatacacatatacatatatatatatatacacatatacatatatatatatacatatacacatatatatatatacacatatacatatatatatatacatatatatatatacatatacacacacatatatatatatacacacatatacacacacatatatatatatacacacatatacacacacatatatatatatacacacatatacacacacatatatatatatacacacatatacacacatatatatatatacacacatatacacacatatatatatatatatatatatatatatatatatatatacacatatacatatatacacatatacatatatatatatatatatatatatacacatatacatatatatatatatatatatatacacacatatacatatatacacatatatacacatatacatatatatatacatatacatatatatacacatatacatatatatatacatatacatatatatacacatatacatatatatacacatatacatatatatacacatatacatatatatacacatatacatatatatacacatatacatatatatatacatatacatatatatacacatatacatatatatatatatatatatatatacacatatacatatatatatatatatatatatatacacatatacatatatatatatatatatatatacacatatacatatatatatatatatatatatacacatatacatatatatatatatatatatacacatatacatatatatatatatatacacatatacatatatatatatatatatatactgtacatatacatatatatatatacacataaatacatacacatatatacacataaatacatacatatatatatatatatatatatatatatatatatatatatatatatatatatatatatacacacacacataaatacatacatatatatatacataaatacatacatatatatatatatatatatatatatatatatatatacacacacataaatacatacatatatatatacataaatacatacatatatatatataaatacacataaatacatacatatatatatatatataaatacacaaatacatacatatatatatatatacataaatacatacacacacataaatacatacatatatatatatatatatatatatatatacacacacataaatacatacatatatatatatatatatatatatacacacacataaatacatacatatatatatatatatatatatatatacacacacataaatacatacatatatatatatacatacatacacataaatacatacatacatatatatatatatacatacatacacatacataaatacatatatatatatatatatatatatacacataaatacatatatatatatatatatatatatatacacataaatacatatatatatatatatatacacataaatacatatatatatatatatacacacacataaatacatatatatatatatatacacataaatacatatatatatatatatatatacacataaatacatatatatatatatatatatacacataaatacatacatatatatatatatatacacataaatacatacatatatatatatatatacacataaatacatacatatatatatatatatacacataaatacatacatatatatatatatatacacataaatacatacatatatatatatatatatatatataaatacatacatatatatatatatatatatacacacacaaatacatacatatatacacatatatatatacacacataaatacatacatatatatatatatatatatatacacatatatatatacacaaatacatacatatatatatatatatatatacacatatatatatatatacatatatatatatatatatacatatatatatatatatatatatatatatacacaaatacatacatatatatatatatatatatatacacatatatatatatatacatatatatatatatatatatatatatatatatatatatatatatatatatatatatatatatatatatatatatatatacacatacatatatatacacatacatatatatatatatatatatatatatatatacacatacatatatatacacatacatatatatatatatatatatatatatacacatacatatatatacacatacatatatatatatatatatatacacatacatatatatatatatatatatatatatatatatatacacatacatatatatacacatatatatatagatatatatatatatatatatatacacatacatacatatatatatatacacatacatccatatatatatatatatatatatatatatatacacatacatacatatatatatatacacatacatccatatatatatatatatatatatatatatatacacatacatacatatatatatatatatatatatatatatatatacacatacatacatatatatatatatatatatatatatatatacacatacatacatatatatatatatatatatatatatacacatacatacatatatatatatatatatatatatatacacatacatacatatatatatatatatatatatatatatatatatacacatacatacatatatatatatatatatatatatatatatatatacacatacatacatatatatatatatatatatatatatatatatatatatacacatacatacatatatatatatatatatatatatatatatatatatacacatacatacatatatatatatatatatatatatatatatatatatatatacacatacatacatatatatatatatatatatatatatatatatatatacacatacatacatatatatatatatatatatatatatatatatatacacatacatacatatatatatatatatatatatatatatatatatatacacacatacatatatatatatatatatatatatatatatatatacacacatacatacatatatatatatatatatatatatatatatatatatacacacatacatacatatatatatatatatatatatatatatatatatatatatatatatatatatatatatatatatacacacatacatacatatatatatatatatatatatatatatatatatatacacacatacatacatatatatatatatatatatatatatatatatacacacatacatacatatatatatatatatatatatatatatatacacatacatacacatatatatatatatatatatatatatacacacatacatacacatatatatatatatatatatatatatatatatacacatacatacatatatatatacacatacatacatatatatatatatatatatatatatatatatatatatatatacacacatacacacacatatatatatatatatatatatatgtatatatatatatatacacacatacacacaaacatatatatatatatatatatatatatatatatatatatatatatatatatatatatatatatatatatatatacatttttttttttaagagggagaggttaaaattaagaaaaaacactcgcaaatttgctacgttattaagtcacaaatttgagattttttcgGAATTTAAACCCcgcctctgaaaaaaaaaaaataaatatatatatatatatatatatatacacatacacacacatatatatatatatatatatatatatatatatatatatatatatatatatatatatatatatatgtatatatatatatacacacatacacacaaacatatatatatatatatatatatatatatatatatatatatatatatacatacatttttttttttaagagggagaggttaaaattaagaaaaaacactcgcaaatttgctacgttattaagtcacaaatttgagattttttcgGAATTTAAACCCcgcctctgaaaaaaaaaaaataaataaatatatatatatatatatatacatatacatatacatatacatatatatatatatatatatatatatatatatatatctaccttctcccaattttttgggtgtgtCTCTATAATGCTCtaggatgccacaagatggcgacaaagcctgacaaagaaaaaaagtcaggatTAGTGTGAAGCCAGGGGAGTCTAACCACATAGGAGGGCCACATAGAGAAAAATAGGATGCAAGGGACACTTTGATTTCGTTTTTTTGAAACTTTAATTTATCAAGTTAATCAAAAGTAGTCAATCAAGCAATTGCATATTGTTTATATAatacagtgttgttgtttttttactgctaCTTGAACAGATTTCTAAAAGGCAAATCGTTTAGGATCAtacaagattttggggtggccagAGAGCTTGTGACCCAGTAGAAAATATCAGACAGGAGCAAAACAGGAGCAATCTGCAGTCACTTGGAATGCGATATCTGCATAATTTGGATTTGACAGAACAAAAAGttgtttgtaaaaatatttattcccCACAGTGTTATAAAGAGAAATATTAGTtttgttgatttagaaatactCTACAGTaagtaaaacacatttattagtagaaaatgtcatttttagtatatcTCGCGGGCAGGTTGAAAATGGACATTGGGCCACAAATgggcccccgggccatagtttggacaccattgAAGAcatcactgaagcaacccccttcgttcccggctgttttactggattttgtctgattttgcaaggcccacagaatattgttccattgctataaaacatggaacctgccaaaagaaagattagagtctcttctttcatcaggaaaaaaaagtatatttgtgtctgtttctcttttgcagcaattaacattagaatatagctaagtttcatcattattcacaaatctgtttagaactgtggtcAAATGAGCTTTTCTCAACATGGCCGTAGTTgatcttttactctgctgccacctgctggccgtttttgtaattactagcATTTCTACAcccattctctgcagttcagaggctgcatcaaagccttctgtatgcgcttgcattaaaaaactgaaaaagcgtgtaaatatgtctttgggacacttaaaacatttaaaaatagaacgtatttatatgtttttgttttgttttatactctgctgccacctgctggccgtttttgtaattacgaccattgctttaagccacctcttcatggcagaagctgcatcaaagccttctgcatgctctgggataaaaaataaataaattaaaaaaacaatatttagaatagaatattttggggagcaaaCTATTTAATAAAGACATCCATGAATATTTTATAGTCAATTAcatgtgggtttttttcacCATTATCGAAAAAGGTTTACTTTAGTTCCTCGTTAGTCTCGCCAATAAAAGCAGCTTTTGAGTTATTCTGGAAACATCAAATCGTCGATACAGGCTCAAACATAGCTCAAATTGAATCATCTAAAAATACAAAGTTCTCGACGACTCTTTGAACACTTTGAAGTGATTCAAAGGCCTCTTGGTCAAGGgacttacaataaaaaaaaaaattttaaaaaaggaatttgaaaaactaactaatacaataaataaaatacttcaaAGTTGAACACACTTAGCTAACTGTACACCAGATTTGGGGAAAACACtatgaatattatttttgatcAGGAAAGTATTCATTGATTCATGGATCTTGTGAATTTGACTGTTGAGCGACGTGTGAAAACGCAGCAAAAAGCATGAAACATTCGGACATTCGCGCATTGAAAAGTTTCAAGAACGTCAAatgaagttcacctgtaaaggttagaGCGCATTTTCAATTCATCATGAAAGTTGCGTATCGCGCCGTCCACGCAAACTCGACCCTGCGAACCCACGCTACCTGATTCAGGAAGAACACGCAGATCGCCGTCCTTGTAGTCGTCCCACAGCTGGTACATGTAGAGCACGGGGTCCTTCTCGTAGGTGATGTAATACCAGTGGGTCATGACGGGGGCCCGGGACAGCACCATGCCTCGCCATTCGTTTTTCTCACCGTCCTCCTTCTCAAACAGATGTTCCACCGCCCGGCCCACCAGCTCCTCCGCCCCGGGGGGCACCTTGATCTTGTTATTcactgcgggggggggggggggggggggggacacgacAGCTTCATGAGCCTGCTAACCTGGAAACTCTTCAGATGGAGGGAATGCTGACAAAGCACGAACGAGGAGAGCTTTGTGCAACAATCAGCTCTTCCTCTTTACGCCGTAATGTGCACAAGGCATGCAACGGGAATAGCGATCAGTGGCGTGGGGACCTCCAACGTGGTCGTCAAAGTGGTGGGCGGGGGCGATGCAGAGGAgtttctctgtatttttttttttcagtctaaCAATAGGTAAGGAGGGCAGTAGATGGAGATGCCAACGGATGACCTCAAATTGCCTTGTATTGGATGATGCAcggaaataaaaaaagttaaaaaacacaGCCAGCCTTCCCCACCCGGGTTTGGGTTAGGGTGCGGTCCCATTACATGAGCTTATTTGCAAAAACGGGGAGCTATAAAAAGGTGAAGACACACCATTGTTGGTCTCTTGGACGGATTGTGTCTGTTCTATTTTGTTGATACAATCACAATAAAGCTATTCTGATTGAGTGCCAGTACTTAAGTACCAAACTAGCTAAGgttacg is a window of Vanacampus margaritifer isolate UIUO_Vmar chromosome 2, RoL_Vmar_1.0, whole genome shotgun sequence DNA encoding:
- the LOC144043706 gene encoding spindlin-1-like codes for the protein MSKKRGRKRSSEELSESSASTMSPDPDNLLGRRIQHNWREKGNVTKWKGTVLERLTVNSSLYMVKYDGFDCVYGIELFKDSRVSNLQVLAEKVVNNKIKVPPGAEELVGRAVEHLFEKEDGEKNEWRGMVLSRAPVMTHWYYITYEKDPVLYMYQLWDDYKDGDLRVLPESENKHLLPADRKPGEEPESLVGKQVEYVTDNGLKRTGLVIYQVPAKPTVYYIKYDDDVHIHVYDLVKTT